Genomic segment of Nocardiopsis mwathae:
CCCCTCCCCTGTGCCGTAGCCCACCAGGACCGCACCGGACCCCGGCGTCCCTGCGGTGGCGCCGTTGCCACCGCCGCCGGTTTCCGCGGACCCGCGGGCCCCGGGCACGACGACACCGGGCTCGCCGAAACCGGCGTCCGCCCCCGGTGCCGAGGCCGAGGTATCGATGCTGATGAGCGGGGCACCTACAGCGATGACCTCGCCGGGGCCACCGTGGAGCGCCACCACCCTGCCGCCGAACGGGCAGGGCACCTCGACGCTCGCCTTCGCGGTCTCCACCTCCACGACCGGCTCGTCGACGGCGACCTCGTCGCCGACGGCCACCCGCCAGCCGACGATCTCCGCCTCGGTCAGCCCCTCACCGAGGTCGGGTAGGGCGAAGTCGCGGACGGACCCGGGGGAAGAAGCGCGCGCCGTCACGCCCCCACCCCCGTGTGCTGCCGGGTGGAGCGGCCGTCGGCACTGCCCTCCACCCACTCCGACTCCCACTGCAGGCGGTCGACCGCGTCCAGGATGCGGTCGACACCGGGAAGGTGGTACTCCTCCAGCTTGGGCGGGGGGTAGGGGATGTCCAGTCCGCCGACGCGCAGCACCGGCGCCTCCAGGTAGTGGAAGCAGCGCTCGGTGACGCGCGCGGCGACCTCGGCGCCGTAACCGCCGAACGTGGAGGCCTCGTGTACCACCACCGCGCGTCCGGTCCGGCGTACCGAGGACACCACCGTCTCCTCGTCGAACGGGGCGAGGCTGCGCAGGTCGACGACCTCGATGTCGCGTCCCTCACGCCGCCCGGCCTCGGCGGCCTCCAGCGCGGTGGCCACCATCGGCCCGTAGGCGATCAGGGTCACGTCGCCGCCGGCGCGTCGCACCACCGCCCGGTCCATGGGCTCGGTGCGGGCCGGGAGGTCCAGCTCGGCCGTGGCCCAGTAGCGGCGCTTCGGCTCCAGGAACACCACCGGGTCGGGGCACTCGATCGCCTCGCGCAGCATCGAGTAGCCGTCGGCCGGGGTCGCGGGTGTCACCACCCGCAGCCCGGGGGTGTGGGTGAAGTAGGCCTCCGAGGAGTCGGAGTGGTGCTCCACCGCGCCGATCCCGCCGCCGTAGGGGACGCGGATGACCAGCGGCAGCTCCACCCGGCCCCGGGTGCGGTTGCGCATCTTGGCCACGTGCGAGACGACCTGCTCGAACGCGGGCAGCGCGAACGCGTCGAACTGCATCTCCACCACCGGGCGCTGCCCGTACATGGCCATGCCGACGGCGGTGCCGACGATGGCGGCCTCGGCCAGCGGAGAGTCGAAGCACCGGTCCTCGCCGAACGCGGCGGCCAGCCCGTCGGTGACCCGGAAGACCCCGCCGAGCGCGCCGACATCCTCCCCGTAGACGAGCACGTCGGGGTCGTCGGCCAGGGCGTCGCTCAGGGCGCGGTTGAGCGCCCGTGCCAGACTGATCTCGGCCATACTCGCTCAGCCCCTCCGCATCTCGT
This window contains:
- a CDS encoding alpha-ketoacid dehydrogenase subunit beta — its product is MAEISLARALNRALSDALADDPDVLVYGEDVGALGGVFRVTDGLAAAFGEDRCFDSPLAEAAIVGTAVGMAMYGQRPVVEMQFDAFALPAFEQVVSHVAKMRNRTRGRVELPLVIRVPYGGGIGAVEHHSDSSEAYFTHTPGLRVVTPATPADGYSMLREAIECPDPVVFLEPKRRYWATAELDLPARTEPMDRAVVRRAGGDVTLIAYGPMVATALEAAEAGRREGRDIEVVDLRSLAPFDEETVVSSVRRTGRAVVVHEASTFGGYGAEVAARVTERCFHYLEAPVLRVGGLDIPYPPPKLEEYHLPGVDRILDAVDRLQWESEWVEGSADGRSTRQHTGVGA